One Acidimicrobiales bacterium genomic window, CCGCGCTGTACGACGTGGAAGGGCTGGTCGCGGGGCGAGACGACCTCCGCCCGTGGGAGGACGAGGAGCTAGGTCCGGTCTCAGGGTTGGACCTTGTTCATCTGCAGTGCCACATCGGAAGCGACACCATCGCGTTGGCGCGACGAGGCGCTCGGGTTGTCGGCCTCGACTTCTCAGATGAAGCCATCGCACTCGCGGGTGACCTGTCGACGCGCTGCGGACTCGAGGTCGAGTGGGTCCAAGCGAACGTTTATGACGCTGTCGCCGCACTCGGTGGGCGCACCTTCGACGTCGTCTATACTGGCGTTGGCGCGCTCGGATGGCTGCCTGACGTGGCCCGGTGGGCGGAAGTGGTGCACGCCCTGCTCGAGCCTGGGGGCG contains:
- a CDS encoding class I SAM-dependent methyltransferase, producing MVDDSEQDWLETNRRLWNEMASIHPSTALYDVEGLVAGRDDLRPWEDEELGPVSGLDLVHLQCHIGSDTIALARRGARVVGLDFSDEAIALAGDLSTRCGLEVEWVQANVYDAVAALGGRTFDVVYTGVGALGWLPDVARWAEVVHALLEPGG